A genomic region of Ktedonobacteraceae bacterium contains the following coding sequences:
- a CDS encoding cytochrome c oxidase subunit II: MSEPNIEGNAGNTVPPREPNHLLRAIILWVVLSVILIAIWVPVSQFILPTAATSLAVADSFTFSMLTIISIPVAMFVFVFIGYSLFSFRVRGRPTEDGVPLLPRPALQISWIGITSILCLFLVIWGLFAFYQETSAASTTNTLIVNVTAQQWQWTFSYPQYSATSQGAQLIELPVNRPVEFYVTSLDVLHGFAIEEFGIRVDANPGRTTNTAVVTPTQIGTYAVRCVELCGLLHSFMWESVKVVSVDSFNSWIQSQGGHL; the protein is encoded by the coding sequence ATGTCAGAACCAAACATCGAAGGAAACGCGGGGAACACTGTGCCACCGAGAGAGCCGAATCACCTGCTTCGCGCCATTATCCTCTGGGTGGTGCTCTCTGTGATTCTGATCGCGATCTGGGTGCCGGTATCCCAGTTTATTCTGCCAACGGCTGCGACTTCACTTGCCGTAGCCGATAGTTTCACATTCAGCATGCTGACCATCATATCCATACCGGTGGCCATGTTCGTTTTCGTTTTTATTGGCTATAGTCTCTTCTCCTTCAGAGTTCGTGGTAGGCCTACAGAAGATGGTGTTCCTTTGCTGCCCAGGCCGGCACTCCAGATTAGCTGGATAGGCATCACATCAATACTATGCTTGTTTCTTGTCATCTGGGGACTCTTCGCCTTTTACCAGGAAACTTCAGCGGCCTCAACTACTAACACCTTGATCGTTAATGTTACCGCGCAGCAATGGCAGTGGACCTTTAGTTACCCACAGTATAGTGCGACCAGCCAGGGCGCGCAGCTCATTGAACTGCCGGTAAATCGCCCTGTGGAATTCTACGTCACCTCGTTGGATGTCCTGCATGGCTTTGCTATTGAGGAGTTTGGAATACGTGTCGATGCGAATCCGGGCCGGACGACGAATACAGCGGTTGTGACTCCTACACAGATTGGAACATACGCGGTGAGATGTGTAGAATTATGCGGGCTCCTTCATTCCTTTATGTGGGAATCGGTAAAAGTAGTGAGTGTTGATTCGTTCAATTCCTGGATACAAAGCCAAGGAGGGCACCTATGA